From the genome of Streptomyces sp. NBC_01317, one region includes:
- a CDS encoding alkene reductase: MTTAFDPIDLSGTQLANRIALAPMTRSRSYGPSHAPTDVVAEYYAQRASAGLVITEGIQPSVIGQGYPDTPGLHSEEQIAGWRKVTDAVHAKGGTIFAQVMHSGRIGHPDLLPDDLVPVAPSPIAAKGQVYLHDGPKDFVTPRELTSDEIRATIGDFAAAARNAIDAGFDGVELHGANGYLIHQFLSDTTNARTDEWGGSVEGRTRFAVEVARAVVAEIGAERTAIRISPGNPLNDIGAEGELEATYTSLVQQFETLGLAYVHVVEYSRELTLVLRKHFSGTLVLNAKTDGPTSAEELKLIEDGVADLISFGQLFLANPDLPARLKAGGPYNTPDPSTFFGGTEKGFTDYPALAG, encoded by the coding sequence ATGACCACCGCGTTCGACCCGATCGACCTCTCGGGTACGCAGCTCGCCAACCGCATCGCCCTGGCGCCCATGACCCGGAGCCGTTCCTACGGTCCCAGCCACGCGCCCACCGACGTTGTCGCCGAGTACTACGCCCAGCGGGCCTCGGCCGGTCTGGTGATCACCGAGGGGATCCAGCCGTCCGTCATCGGGCAGGGGTACCCGGACACTCCCGGCCTGCACAGCGAGGAGCAGATCGCCGGCTGGCGCAAGGTCACCGACGCCGTGCACGCCAAGGGCGGCACGATCTTCGCGCAGGTCATGCACTCCGGCCGGATCGGCCACCCCGACCTGCTGCCCGACGACCTGGTCCCGGTCGCCCCCTCCCCGATCGCCGCGAAGGGGCAGGTCTACCTCCACGACGGTCCGAAGGACTTCGTCACGCCCCGCGAGCTGACGTCCGACGAGATACGGGCGACGATCGGCGACTTCGCCGCGGCGGCCCGTAACGCGATCGACGCCGGCTTCGACGGCGTGGAGCTGCACGGCGCCAACGGTTACCTGATCCACCAGTTCCTGTCGGACACCACCAACGCGCGCACCGACGAGTGGGGCGGTTCCGTCGAGGGCCGTACGCGCTTCGCGGTCGAGGTGGCCCGCGCCGTCGTCGCCGAGATCGGCGCCGAGCGCACCGCGATCCGCATCTCGCCCGGAAACCCCCTCAACGACATCGGCGCGGAGGGCGAACTGGAGGCCACGTACACGTCGTTGGTCCAGCAGTTCGAGACGCTGGGTCTCGCGTACGTCCATGTGGTCGAGTACAGCCGTGAGTTGACGCTCGTCCTGCGCAAGCACTTCTCCGGGACGCTCGTCCTCAACGCCAAGACCGACGGGCCCACCAGCGCCGAGGAGCTCAAGCTGATCGAGGACGGCGTCGCCGACCTCATCTCCTTCGGCCAGCTCTTCCTCGCCAACCCGGACCTCCCGGCGCGGCTCAAGGCCGGCGGCCCGTACAACACCCCTGACCCGTCCACATTCTTCGGCGGTACGGAGAAGGGCTTCACGGACTACCCCGCACTGGCGGGCTGA
- a CDS encoding MarR family winged helix-turn-helix transcriptional regulator: MRGSPVSNALSRIARLHRIAAGKLLQRTGLYPGQEFLMMHLWNAGPVRQAELIKAMDVDPSTVTKMLQRLDQAGYVTRTSDPLDRRAVLVESTRDSCALRSEVKDAWGELEEHTLAGLDEGERGELARLLSKVEANLCRQASECGDA; the protein is encoded by the coding sequence ATGCGCGGCAGCCCTGTGAGCAACGCTCTGTCCCGGATCGCTCGCCTGCACCGCATCGCGGCGGGCAAGCTGCTCCAGCGGACCGGGCTCTACCCGGGGCAGGAGTTCCTGATGATGCACCTGTGGAACGCGGGTCCTGTCCGCCAGGCCGAGCTGATCAAGGCGATGGACGTGGATCCGTCGACGGTCACGAAGATGCTCCAGCGCCTGGACCAGGCGGGGTATGTGACGCGGACGTCCGACCCGCTGGACCGGCGGGCGGTCCTGGTCGAGTCGACGCGGGACAGCTGCGCGCTGCGGTCCGAGGTGAAGGACGCGTGGGGGGAGCTGGAGGAGCACACGTTGGCGGGGCTGGATGAGGGGGAGCGGGGGGAGTTGGCGCGGCTGCTGTCGAAGGTGGAGGCGAATTTGTGCCGGCAGGCGTCGGAGTGCGGTGACGCGTAG
- the cobC gene encoding Rv2231c family pyridoxal phosphate-dependent protein CobC, translating to MSTRADTHDLGHHGDAEVRDCSGALIDLAVNVRTGTPPAWLRARIADSISGLAAYPDGRAARAAVAARHGLPAERVLLTAGAAEAFVLLARALRVARPVVVHPQFTEPEAALRDAGHTVRRVLLRASDGFRLDPAAVPEDADLVVLGNPTNPTSVLHPAAAIASLARPGRTLVVDEAFMDAVPGEPQALSGRVDVPGLVVIRSLTKTWGLAGLRIGYVLAAPETIAALERAQPLWPVSTPALAAAEACVSPAALAEAESAACLIALDRRHLLAGLAEFEEVRVVPGASGPFVLLHMARADAVRTRLRSLGFAARRGDTFPGLDGRWLRVAVRDRATTNHFLQALDQALVAVGP from the coding sequence ATGTCTACGCGCGCTGATACGCATGACCTCGGGCATCACGGCGACGCCGAGGTACGGGACTGCTCCGGCGCGCTCATCGACCTCGCGGTCAACGTCCGTACCGGCACTCCCCCGGCCTGGCTGCGCGCCCGGATCGCGGACTCGATCAGCGGCCTCGCCGCGTACCCCGACGGGCGGGCGGCCCGCGCGGCGGTCGCGGCGCGGCACGGGCTGCCGGCGGAGCGGGTGCTGCTGACGGCGGGGGCGGCGGAGGCGTTCGTCCTGCTGGCGCGGGCGCTGCGGGTCGCGCGGCCGGTGGTCGTGCACCCCCAGTTCACCGAGCCGGAGGCGGCGCTGCGGGACGCGGGGCACACCGTACGGCGGGTGCTGCTCCGCGCGTCGGACGGCTTCCGGCTCGATCCGGCGGCGGTGCCGGAGGACGCGGATCTGGTCGTCCTGGGCAACCCCACGAACCCGACGTCCGTCCTGCACCCGGCGGCGGCGATCGCCTCGCTCGCCCGGCCGGGGCGGACGCTGGTGGTGGACGAGGCGTTCATGGACGCGGTGCCGGGTGAACCGCAGGCCCTGTCCGGCCGCGTCGACGTGCCCGGCTTGGTGGTGATCCGCAGCCTCACGAAGACCTGGGGCCTGGCGGGCCTGCGCATCGGGTACGTCCTGGCCGCGCCGGAGACCATCGCCGCGCTGGAGCGGGCGCAGCCGCTGTGGCCGGTGTCGACGCCGGCGCTGGCGGCGGCGGAGGCGTGCGTGTCGCCGGCGGCGCTGGCGGAGGCGGAGTCGGCGGCGTGCCTCATCGCCCTGGACCGCCGCCACTTGCTCGCGGGGCTCGCGGAGTTCGAGGAGGTACGGGTGGTCCCCGGGGCGTCGGGTCCCTTTGTCCTCCTCCACATGGCCCGGGCGGACGCGGTCCGGACCCGGCTGCGGTCACTGGGGTTCGCTGCGCGGCGGGGGGACACGTTTCCGGGGCTGGACGGGAGGTGGCTGCGGGTGGCGGTGCGGGACAGGGCGACGACGAACCATTTCTTGCAGGCGCTCGACCAGGCGCTTGTTGCCGTGGGCCCGTAG
- a CDS encoding ZIP family metal transporter translates to MAVFVALGAFLMTLFGGWTAQRVTDRRHLVLGLAGGLMLGVVGLDLLPEAMRAAGEEIFGVPQALLLFVGGFLVAHLVERLLAVRQASHGADPKESEALDGHDSHAHARVPQVGLTAAAAMVGHSLMDGIALGAAFQVGGGMGAAVALAVVAHDFADGFNTYTLTSLYGNDRRKALTMLVADAVAPVVGAASTLLFTLPEELLGSYLGFFGGALLYLAAAEILPEAHHDHPARSTVLCTIAGAAFIWLVVGIAG, encoded by the coding sequence ATGGCGGTCTTCGTCGCGCTCGGCGCGTTCCTCATGACCCTCTTCGGAGGCTGGACGGCACAACGCGTCACCGACCGCCGGCACCTCGTGCTGGGCCTGGCGGGCGGGCTGATGCTGGGGGTGGTCGGGCTCGACCTCCTGCCGGAGGCGATGCGCGCGGCGGGCGAGGAGATCTTCGGCGTACCGCAGGCCCTGCTGCTGTTCGTGGGCGGCTTCCTCGTCGCCCATCTGGTCGAACGGCTGCTGGCCGTCCGCCAGGCGTCGCACGGCGCGGACCCGAAGGAGAGCGAGGCGCTCGACGGCCACGACAGCCATGCCCACGCCCGCGTGCCGCAGGTCGGGCTGACGGCCGCCGCCGCGATGGTCGGCCACAGCCTGATGGACGGTATCGCGCTCGGCGCGGCCTTCCAGGTCGGCGGGGGCATGGGCGCGGCCGTCGCGCTCGCCGTCGTCGCCCACGACTTCGCGGACGGGTTCAACACGTACACCCTGACCAGCCTGTACGGGAACGACCGCCGCAAGGCGCTCACGATGCTCGTCGCGGACGCCGTCGCGCCGGTGGTCGGCGCCGCGTCGACGCTGCTGTTCACACTCCCCGAGGAACTGCTCGGCAGCTATCTCGGGTTCTTCGGCGGCGCCCTGCTCTACCTGGCCGCCGCCGAGATCCTCCCCGAGGCGCACCACGACCACCCGGCGCGCTCCACGGTGCTGTGCACGATCGCGGGCGCGGCGTTCATCTGGCTGGTGGTGGGCATCGCCGGCTGA
- a CDS encoding cobyrinate a,c-diamide synthase has translation MVSVPRLVIAAPSSGSGKTTVATGLMAAFSERGLAVSPHKVGPDYIDPGYHTLAVSAGGPGRPGRNLDAYMSGTALIGPLFAHGAAGCDLAIVEGVMGLYDGASGQGELASTAQVSKLLRAPVVLVVDASSQSRSVAALVHGFASWDPEVRIGGVILNKVASDRHELLLREALDESGVPVMGVLRRTEHVTTPSRHLGLVPVAERHADAVGSMRELAGRVRDGCDLEALLALARSAPALDVTPWSPEVEPVGSRLSRPVVAVAAGSAFTFSYAEHTELLTAAGADVVPFDPLRDEQLPDGTRGLVIGGGFPEVYAPELSANERLRKAVSELAHSGAPVAAECAGLLYLARSLDGKPMCGVLDADGRMSGRLTLGYREAVAVGDSALAVAGTRVRGHEFHRTVLEPGAGAAPAWGVVHPERRLEGFVQRGVHASYLHTHWAATPLMARRFVERCAG, from the coding sequence GTGGTGAGTGTCCCCCGGCTGGTGATCGCCGCGCCGTCGTCGGGCAGCGGGAAGACCACGGTCGCGACCGGGCTGATGGCGGCCTTCTCGGAGCGTGGACTCGCCGTGTCCCCCCACAAGGTGGGGCCCGACTACATCGACCCCGGCTATCACACGCTCGCGGTCTCGGCGGGCGGTCCCGGGCGGCCGGGGCGCAACCTCGACGCGTACATGAGTGGTACGGCCCTGATCGGGCCGCTCTTCGCGCACGGCGCGGCGGGGTGCGATCTCGCCATCGTGGAGGGGGTGATGGGCCTCTACGACGGCGCGTCCGGGCAGGGCGAACTCGCCTCCACCGCCCAGGTGTCGAAGCTCTTGCGCGCGCCGGTGGTGCTGGTCGTGGACGCCTCGTCGCAGTCGCGATCGGTGGCGGCGCTGGTGCACGGCTTCGCGTCCTGGGACCCGGAGGTGCGGATCGGCGGGGTGATCCTCAACAAGGTCGCCTCGGACCGGCACGAACTGCTGTTGCGTGAGGCGCTGGACGAGTCGGGCGTACCGGTCATGGGGGTGCTGCGGCGGACCGAACACGTCACCACGCCTTCCCGCCACTTGGGTCTGGTGCCCGTCGCCGAGCGCCACGCGGACGCGGTGGGATCGATGCGGGAGTTGGCCGGGCGGGTGCGCGACGGGTGTGACCTGGAGGCGCTGCTGGCCCTGGCGCGCAGCGCGCCCGCGCTGGACGTGACCCCGTGGTCCCCGGAGGTCGAACCGGTCGGCTCCCGGCTCTCCCGGCCGGTGGTGGCGGTGGCCGCCGGGTCCGCGTTCACGTTCTCGTACGCCGAACACACCGAACTGCTCACGGCGGCCGGCGCGGACGTCGTGCCCTTCGATCCACTGCGGGACGAACAACTGCCGGACGGCACGCGGGGGTTGGTGATCGGTGGCGGCTTCCCCGAGGTGTACGCGCCGGAGCTGTCCGCCAACGAGCGGCTGCGCAAGGCGGTTTCGGAACTGGCGCACTCCGGGGCGCCGGTGGCGGCCGAGTGCGCGGGGCTGCTGTATCTCGCACGGTCCCTGGACGGGAAGCCGATGTGCGGGGTGCTGGACGCCGACGGGCGGATGTCGGGGCGGCTGACGCTCGGCTACCGGGAGGCGGTGGCCGTCGGTGACAGTGCGCTGGCGGTGGCGGGGACGCGCGTACGGGGGCACGAGTTCCACCGCACGGTGCTGGAGCCGGGCGCGGGCGCGGCGCCCGCCTGGGGGGTGGTGCACCCGGAGCGGCGCCTCGAAGGCTTCGTACAGCGGGGGGTGCATGCCAGCTATCTGCACACGCACTGGGCCGCGACACCCCTGATGGCCCGGCGGTTCGTGGAGCGGTGTGCCGGATGA
- the cobO gene encoding cob(I)yrinic acid a,c-diamide adenosyltransferase, producing MPQGQPETVPDDGLTTRQRRNRPLVLVHTGVGKGKSTAAFGLALRAWTQGWPIGVFQFVKSAKWKVGEEQALKVLGASGEGGSVAWHKMGEGWSWVQRDSQLSNEEAAREGWEQVKRDLAAETHKLYVLDEFMYPLHWGWVDTDEVIEVLRTRPGTQHVVVTGRNAPEKLVEFADLVTEMTKVKHPMDAGQKGQRGIEW from the coding sequence ATGCCGCAGGGACAGCCGGAGACCGTACCGGACGACGGGCTCACCACCCGTCAGCGCCGCAACCGCCCGCTCGTCCTCGTCCACACCGGGGTGGGCAAGGGCAAGTCGACGGCGGCGTTCGGGCTGGCGCTGCGCGCGTGGACGCAGGGGTGGCCGATCGGGGTGTTCCAGTTCGTGAAGTCGGCGAAGTGGAAGGTCGGCGAGGAGCAGGCGCTCAAGGTGCTGGGGGCGAGCGGCGAGGGCGGTTCGGTCGCCTGGCACAAGATGGGCGAGGGCTGGTCGTGGGTGCAGCGCGACAGCCAGTTGTCCAACGAGGAGGCGGCGCGGGAGGGTTGGGAACAGGTCAAGCGCGACCTGGCGGCGGAGACCCACAAGCTGTACGTGCTGGACGAGTTCATGTACCCGCTGCACTGGGGGTGGGTGGACACGGACGAGGTGATCGAGGTGCTGCGTACCCGGCCCGGCACCCAGCATGTGGTCGTCACCGGCCGCAACGCCCCGGAGAAACTGGTGGAGTTCGCGGACCTCGTCACGGAGATGACGAAGGTCAAGCACCCGATGGACGCGGGGCAGAAGGGCCAGAGGGGCATCGAGTGGTGA
- a CDS encoding putative cobaltochelatase has product MSTPFPFTAVVGMDDLRLALLLNAVSPAVGGVLVRGEKGTAKSTAVRALSALMPEVEVVGGCRFSCDPALPDPLCPDGPHEVGPGALRPARMVELPVGASEDRLVGALDIERALSEGVKAFEPGLLADAHRGVLYVDEVNLLHDHLVDLLLDAAAMGASYVEREGVSVRHAARFLLVGTMNPEEGELRPQLLDRFGLTVEVAASREPETRVEVVRRRLAYDDDPAGFAGRWAEEESALRERIVAARALLSDVRLGDAALLQIAATCAAFEVDGMRADIVMARTATALAAWAGRTDVLAEDVRQAALLALPHRRRRNPFDAPGLDQDKLDDTLEEFKGEDDDPDPDGPGGGPAPEGGPDAPEDSGSEEGDDAPAASPRPGGGGGEQAAVRAGEPYRTKMLSVPGLGEGAAGRRSRARTEHGRTTGSRRPRGALTKLHLAATVQAAAPHQRARGRSGAGLVIRKDDLRQATREGREGNLVLFVVDASGSMAAKRRMSAVKGAVLSLLLDAYQRRDKVGLVTFRGNDAEVALPPTSSVDAAAARLESLPTGGRTPLAAGLLKAHDVLRVERLRDPARRPLLVVVTDGRATGGADPVALAARAARLHASEGTASVVVDCESGIVRLGLAGTLAGDLGGTCITLDDLRADSIAGLVRDVQGNRRRAA; this is encoded by the coding sequence ATGAGTACCCCTTTCCCGTTTACCGCTGTCGTCGGAATGGACGATCTACGGCTCGCGCTGCTGTTGAACGCCGTCAGTCCGGCGGTGGGTGGTGTGCTGGTTCGGGGTGAGAAGGGCACCGCCAAGAGCACTGCCGTGCGGGCGCTCTCCGCGTTGATGCCCGAGGTTGAGGTGGTGGGTGGGTGCCGGTTCAGTTGTGATCCCGCCCTGCCTGATCCGTTGTGTCCTGATGGGCCCCATGAGGTGGGGCCGGGTGCTCTGCGGCCCGCGCGGATGGTTGAGTTGCCCGTCGGGGCCTCGGAGGACCGGCTTGTGGGGGCGCTCGACATCGAGCGGGCCCTGTCGGAGGGCGTGAAGGCCTTTGAGCCGGGGCTTCTTGCCGATGCCCATCGTGGGGTGTTGTACGTGGATGAGGTGAATCTGCTCCACGATCACCTGGTCGACCTCCTGTTGGACGCCGCCGCCATGGGCGCCTCGTACGTCGAGCGTGAAGGGGTTTCCGTACGGCATGCCGCGCGGTTTCTGCTCGTCGGGACGATGAACCCCGAAGAGGGCGAGCTGCGGCCGCAGTTGCTCGACCGGTTCGGGCTGACCGTGGAGGTCGCCGCGTCGCGGGAGCCCGAGACGCGGGTCGAGGTCGTACGGCGGCGGCTCGCCTACGACGACGATCCGGCCGGATTCGCGGGGCGTTGGGCCGAGGAAGAGAGTGCGCTGCGGGAGCGGATCGTTGCCGCGCGGGCGCTGCTGTCGGACGTACGGCTCGGGGACGCGGCCTTGTTGCAGATCGCCGCCACCTGCGCCGCCTTCGAGGTGGACGGGATGCGCGCCGACATCGTGATGGCGCGGACCGCGACGGCGCTGGCCGCGTGGGCCGGGCGTACGGACGTGCTCGCCGAGGACGTCCGGCAGGCCGCGCTGCTCGCGTTGCCGCACCGGCGGCGGCGCAATCCGTTCGACGCGCCCGGACTTGATCAGGACAAGCTCGACGACACGTTGGAGGAGTTCAAGGGCGAGGACGACGATCCCGATCCCGATGGGCCCGGGGGCGGGCCTGCGCCTGAGGGTGGGCCCGACGCGCCGGAGGACTCGGGGTCCGAGGAGGGCGACGACGCGCCCGCCGCGTCGCCGCGGCCCGGGGGCGGGGGTGGCGAGCAGGCCGCCGTGCGGGCCGGTGAGCCGTACCGTACAAAAATGCTCAGCGTTCCCGGCCTCGGGGAAGGGGCCGCCGGGCGCCGCTCGCGGGCACGCACCGAGCACGGCAGGACCACCGGGTCACGCCGGCCCCGGGGTGCGCTGACCAAGCTGCATCTCGCCGCGACCGTGCAGGCCGCCGCCCCGCACCAGCGGGCGCGTGGTCGCAGCGGGGCCGGTCTGGTCATACGCAAGGACGATCTGCGGCAGGCCACTCGGGAGGGGCGCGAGGGCAATCTGGTGCTCTTCGTGGTCGACGCCTCCGGGTCCATGGCCGCCAAGCGGCGGATGAGCGCGGTGAAGGGCGCGGTGCTCTCGCTGCTGCTCGACGCGTACCAGCGGCGCGACAAGGTCGGGCTGGTGACCTTCCGGGGCAACGACGCCGAGGTGGCACTGCCCCCGACGTCGTCCGTGGACGCCGCGGCGGCGCGGCTGGAGTCGCTGCCCACCGGGGGCCGGACGCCCCTGGCCGCGGGGCTGTTGAAGGCCCACGACGTGCTGCGGGTGGAGCGGCTGCGGGATCCCGCGCGCCGGCCGCTGCTCGTCGTGGTGACCGACGGACGGGCGACGGGCGGCGCGGATCCGGTCGCGCTCGCGGCGCGCGCCGCGCGGCTGCACGCGTCGGAGGGGACCGCGTCGGTGGTCGTGGACTGCGAGTCGGGGATCGTACGGCTCGGGCTCGCCGGGACACTCGCCGGCGATCTGGGAGGCACGTGCATCACGCTGGACGATCTGCGGGCCGACAGCATCGCCGGCCTGGTCAGGGACGTACAGGGCAACCGACGGAGGGCCGCGTAA
- a CDS encoding cobyric acid synthase: MGGGVLIAGTTSDAGKSVVTAGVCRWLVRQGVNVAPFKGQNMSLNSFVTREGAEIGRAQAMQAQAARIEPTALMNPVLLKPGSDRSSQVVLMGRPVGEMSARGYHGGRQEALLGTVLECLAELRRTYDAVICEGAGSPAEINLRRTDIVNMGIARAARLPVVVVGDIDRGGVFASFFGTTALLSAEDQALVAGYVVNKFRGDVSLLEPGLEMLRGLTGRATLGVLPWRPGLGIDEEDGLRVSLRGSVRESAASVPYGEDVLRVAVCAVPLMSNFTDVDALAAEPGVVVRFVDRAEELADADLVVIPGTRGTVRALAWLRERGLADAVARRAASGRPVLGICGGYQVLGELIDDEVESRAGIVAGLGLLPVRVRFAREKTLGRPVGVALGEPVEGYEIHHGVAEVGGGPAFVSDGGGVALDGCRVGSVRGTHWHGVLENDAFRRRFLVEVAREAGRRFVPAPDTSFGALREEQLDLLGDLVEEHADTDALWRLIEGGAPGGLPFIPPGAP; the protein is encoded by the coding sequence GTGGGGGGTGGGGTGCTCATCGCCGGGACCACCTCCGACGCGGGCAAGAGCGTCGTCACCGCGGGCGTCTGCCGGTGGCTCGTGCGGCAAGGTGTCAACGTCGCGCCCTTCAAGGGCCAGAACATGTCCCTCAACTCGTTCGTGACGCGCGAAGGCGCCGAGATCGGCCGGGCCCAGGCCATGCAGGCGCAGGCCGCCCGTATCGAGCCGACCGCGCTGATGAACCCCGTACTGCTGAAGCCCGGCAGCGACCGGAGCAGTCAAGTGGTCCTCATGGGGCGCCCGGTGGGCGAGATGAGCGCCAGGGGCTACCACGGGGGCCGCCAGGAAGCGCTGCTGGGGACCGTACTGGAGTGCCTCGCCGAGCTGCGCCGTACGTACGACGCCGTGATCTGCGAAGGCGCCGGCAGCCCCGCCGAGATCAACCTCCGCCGCACCGACATCGTGAACATGGGCATCGCCCGCGCCGCCCGCCTGCCGGTCGTCGTGGTCGGGGACATCGACCGGGGCGGGGTCTTCGCCTCGTTCTTCGGGACGACGGCGCTGCTGAGCGCCGAGGACCAGGCGCTGGTCGCGGGGTACGTCGTCAACAAGTTCCGGGGCGATGTGTCCTTGCTGGAACCGGGGTTGGAGATGCTGCGCGGGCTGACCGGGCGGGCGACCCTCGGTGTGCTGCCGTGGCGGCCCGGCCTCGGCATCGACGAGGAGGACGGGCTGCGGGTGTCGCTCCGCGGGTCGGTACGGGAGTCCGCGGCGTCCGTTCCGTACGGCGAGGACGTCCTGCGCGTCGCGGTGTGCGCCGTACCGCTGATGTCGAACTTCACCGACGTGGACGCGTTGGCGGCGGAGCCGGGTGTGGTGGTGCGGTTCGTGGACCGGGCGGAGGAACTGGCCGACGCGGACCTGGTCGTCATACCCGGCACCCGCGGCACCGTGCGCGCCCTGGCCTGGCTGCGGGAGCGCGGGCTCGCGGACGCGGTGGCGCGGCGGGCGGCGTCGGGTCGCCCGGTGCTGGGCATCTGCGGCGGCTACCAGGTGCTCGGCGAGCTGATCGACGACGAGGTGGAGTCGCGGGCCGGGATTGTGGCGGGGCTGGGACTGCTGCCGGTACGGGTGCGGTTCGCGCGCGAGAAGACGCTGGGGCGGCCGGTGGGCGTCGCCCTCGGTGAGCCTGTGGAGGGGTACGAGATCCACCACGGGGTCGCGGAGGTCGGCGGCGGCCCGGCGTTCGTCTCCGACGGGGGCGGGGTGGCGCTGGACGGGTGCCGGGTGGGTTCTGTGCGGGGGACGCACTGGCACGGGGTGCTGGAGAACGACGCGTTCCGGCGGCGGTTCCTCGTGGAGGTCGCGCGGGAGGCGGGGCGGCGGTTCGTACCGGCGCCGGACACGAGCTTCGGGGCACTGCGGGAGGAACAGCTCGATCTGCTGGGGGACCTGGTGGAGGAGCACGCGGACACGGATGCGTTGTGGCGGCTGATCGAGGGGGGCGCTCCTGGGGGGCTGCCGTTCATTCCGCCGGGTGCGCCGTGA
- a CDS encoding cobalamin biosynthesis protein: MPGRACVRAAASVASVAATSPAVSVTSAAGASGRPARSAGWDAAWVHAYGAAGGLLADLLLGDPRRGHPVAAFGRAAGGVERALWRDHRGWGALHTLVCAGGAVGLGAVVARGARGRGARGRAGAGTAGVAGTAERTGAAGGAGLAGRRVASVALTAAATWSVVGGTSLAREARAIGRALSAGDVELARERLPHLCGRDPQSLDAQQIARAVVESVAENTSDAVVGALVWGALAGVPGLAGFRAVNTLDAMVGHKSPKYRRFGWASARLDDVAGAPGARLTAALAVVAGGDPRGAWRAWRDDARKHPSPNAGPVEASFAGALGVRLGGTLAYGGRVEHRPVLNGGGRPVEIADIERAVRLSRRVSGLALAVCVAGRFAYAAVSGTGAGADRGVGAGALDGAGLGSGAGDGAGVGRPL; this comes from the coding sequence ATGCCTGGCCGCGCCTGCGTCCGTGCCGCCGCTTCTGTCGCTTCTGTCGCCGCCACCAGCCCCGCCGTTTCGGTCACTTCCGCAGCGGGGGCCTCTGGTCGGCCGGCCCGGTCGGCCGGCTGGGACGCCGCGTGGGTCCACGCGTACGGGGCCGCGGGCGGGCTGCTCGCCGACCTTCTGCTGGGCGATCCGCGCCGGGGCCATCCGGTCGCGGCGTTCGGACGGGCCGCGGGGGGCGTGGAGCGCGCCCTGTGGCGGGACCACCGTGGCTGGGGCGCGTTGCACACGCTGGTCTGCGCGGGCGGGGCGGTGGGCCTGGGCGCGGTGGTGGCACGCGGGGCGCGGGGACGTGGGGCGCGAGGGCGTGCGGGTGCCGGGACGGCGGGAGTTGCCGGGACGGCGGAACGTACCGGAGCAGCCGGAGGTGCCGGGCTCGCGGGCCGGCGGGTCGCCTCGGTCGCGCTGACCGCCGCCGCCACCTGGTCCGTCGTCGGCGGTACGTCACTGGCGCGCGAGGCGCGTGCCATCGGCCGGGCGCTCTCCGCCGGGGACGTCGAACTGGCCCGGGAGCGGCTGCCGCACCTGTGCGGCCGTGACCCGCAGTCCCTCGACGCCCAGCAGATCGCGCGGGCCGTCGTGGAGTCCGTCGCCGAGAACACCTCCGACGCGGTGGTGGGCGCGCTCGTGTGGGGCGCCCTGGCCGGGGTCCCCGGGCTGGCCGGGTTCCGGGCCGTGAACACACTGGACGCCATGGTGGGGCACAAGTCCCCGAAATACCGCCGGTTCGGCTGGGCCTCGGCCCGTCTCGACGACGTGGCGGGCGCGCCAGGCGCCCGGCTGACCGCCGCGCTGGCCGTCGTCGCGGGCGGCGATCCGCGCGGGGCGTGGCGGGCGTGGCGCGACGACGCGCGCAAGCACCCGAGCCCCAACGCGGGCCCGGTGGAGGCCTCGTTCGCGGGGGCGCTGGGCGTACGGCTGGGCGGAACGCTCGCGTACGGCGGCCGGGTCGAACACCGCCCGGTACTGAACGGCGGCGGCCGGCCCGTGGAGATCGCCGACATCGAACGGGCCGTGCGGTTGTCCCGGCGGGTGAGCGGATTGGCGCTGGCGGTGTGCGTGGCGGGGCGGTTCGCGTACGCGGCGGTTTCCGGAACGGGTGCGGGGGCCGACCGGGGCGTCGGCGCGGGCGCCCTTGACGGTGCGGGTCTCGGCTCGGGCGCCGGTGACGGTGCGGGTGTGGGGAGGCCGTTGTGA